One Oncorhynchus masou masou isolate Uvic2021 chromosome 27, UVic_Omas_1.1, whole genome shotgun sequence genomic window carries:
- the LOC135515848 gene encoding V-type proton ATPase subunit E 1-like, with protein sequence MALSDADVQKQIKHMMAFIEQEANEKAEEIDAKAEEEFNIEKGRLVQTQRLKIMEYYEKKEKQIEQQKKIQMSNLMNQARLKVLKARDDMISEMLSEARQRLANVAKDPARYPALMDGLVLQGFYQLLETKVTIRCRKQDLQVLQAAIQKTIPVYKAAVKNNIEVRIDQDNFLSPDISGGIEIYNADGKIKVSNTLESRLDLMAQQMMPEIRVALFGQNQNRKFLD encoded by the exons ATGGCGCTCAGCGATGCCGACGTTCAGAAGCAG ATCAAACACATGATGGCCTTCATTGAGCAGGAGGCCAATGAGAAGGCAGAGGAAATTGATGCCAAG GCGGAAGAGGAGTTCAACATCGAGAAGGGCCGTCTGGTGCAGACCCAGAGGTTGAAGATCATGGAGTATTACGAGAAGAAAGAGAAGCAGATCGAGCAGCAGAAGAAAAT TCAAATGTCTAACCTGATGAACCAGGCTCGTCTGAAGGTGTTAAAGGCTCGCGATGACATGATTTCA GAAATGTTGAGCGAGGCGCGTCAACGGCTGGCCAACGTAGCCAAGGACCCAGCCAGGTACCCAGCACTGATGGACGGGCTGGTTCTGCAG GGTTTCTATCAGCTTCTTGAGACCAAAGTGACCATCCGCTGTCGTAAACAGGACCTGCAGGTGCTTCAG GCGGCTATTCAGAAGACCATTCCCGTCTATAAAGCAGCAGTGAAGAACAATATTGAGGTTCGCATCGACCAGGACAACTTCCTGTCTCCAGACAT TTCAGGAGGTATTGAAATCTACAACGCTGATGGGAAGATCAAGGTGTCCAACACCCTAGAGAGCAGACTGGACCTCATGGCTCAGCAG ATGATGCCTGAGATTCGAGTGGCTCTCTTTGGTCAGAACCAGAACCGCAAGTTTTTGGACTGA
- the ada2b gene encoding adenosine deaminase 2-A has translation MCYVTVCGGTPDPRQRETMMHQEASRQIGGRVHLTGAEQRLDAHLRKLKEQEMAAAQFPPAFHFFKARALIHKSPIFSLLQRMPKGAALHIHSSSLVSVDWLVKNITYRPHCYICFTWGRSVRFVFSSRRPFPTWDCLYWQLLKTLRANMVDPTDFDYSLMQNLTLFTEDPDTTYPSQDAVWERFEMAFVAIAGLVTYAPVFKDFLYKGLEQLFHDNIMYLELRTGLSRTYELDGSIHDKAWSLRTYQEVTQHFVAEHPGFLGARLIISVHRLLSVSDVKAAVKEAIQMQKDFPEFVAGFDLVGREDRGRPLWFFREALSLPAELGVTLPYFFHAGETDHEGTEVDENILDALLFNTTRIGHGYALAHHPLAKELSRNGNVAVEVCPISNQVLKLVSDLRNHPAAVLMSEGHPMVVSSDDPSLFGTTGLSYDFYEVYVGIGGLRANLGTLKELAINSIRYSSLPSQLKERGLAMWQRTWDKFISENSYSNP, from the exons ATGTGCTATGTGACGGTATGCGGCGGGACCCCTGACCCCCGTCAGAGGGAGACGATGATGCACCAGGAGGCCTCCAGACAGATAGGGGGTCGTGTGCATCTGACAGGTGCAGAACAGCGGCTCGACGCACACCTTCGCAAGCTAAAAGAACAAGAGATGGCTGCGGCCCAGTTCCCTCCTGCCTTTCACTTCTTCAAGGCACGGGCCCTCATCCATAAGAGTCCCATCTTTAGCCTGCTGCAAAGGATGCCCAAAG GGGCAGCTCTCCACATCCACAGCTCATCCCTGGTGAGTGTTGATTGGCTGGTGAAGAACATCACATACAGGCCCCATTGTTACATCTGCTTCACATGGGGCAGGTCTGTACGGTTTGTCTTCTCTAGTCGCCGGCCCTTCCCTACCTGGGACTGCCTCTACTGGCAACTGTTGAAGACCTTGAGAGCCAACATGGTGGATCCTACAGACTTTGACTACAG CTTGATGCAGAACCTCACTCTGTTCACTGAGGATCCAGACACTACCTACCCGAGCCAGGATGCAGTGTGGGAGAGGTTTGAGATGGCATTCGTGGCCATAGCTGGGCTGGTCACCTACGCTCCTGTGTTTAAAGACTTTCTCTACAAGGGCTTAGAACAGCTGTTTCATGACAACATCATGTACCTGGAACTAAGAACTGGACTATCAAGG ACATATGAGCTGGATGGAAGCATCCATGATAAAGCCTGGTCCCTGAGGACTTATCAGGAAGTCACTCAACACTTTGTGGCTGAACACCCTGGCTTTCTGGGAGCTCGACTCATCATTTCCGTCcatag GCTTCTAAGTGTGTCTGATGTTAAAGCAGCTGTAAAAGAGGCCATTCAGATGCAGAAGGATTTCCCAGAGTTTGTTGCAGGATTCGACCTG GTTGGCAGGGAGGACAGGGGAAGACCTCTCTGGTTCTTCAGGGAGGCCTTATCTCTACCTGCAGAGCTTGGAGTCACGCTGCCATACTTCTTTCATGCAGGAGAGACTG ACCACGAGGGCACTGAAGTGGATGAAAACATTCTGGATGCCCTACTGTTCAACACCACACGTATTGGGCATGGGTATGCCTTGGCACACCACCCACTGGCAAAGGAGCTCTCCAGGAATGGAAACGTGGCCGTGGAAGTATGCCCCATCTCAAACCAG GTGCTGAAGCTGGTGTCCGACCTAAGGAACCACCCTGCAGCTGTGCTGATGTCTGAGGGCCACCCCATGGTGGTCAGCTCTGATGACCCATCCCTGTTTGGGACCACTGGGCTTTCCTATGACTTCTATGAGGTGTATGTGGGCATCGGTGGCTTGAGGGCTAACCTGGGCACTCTCAAGGAGCTGGCCATCAACTCCATAAG ATATAGCTCACTGCCATCACAGttgaaggagagagggctggcCATGTGGCAGAGGACGTGGGATAAATTCATCTCTGAGAACTCATACAGTAATCCCTGA